The following coding sequences are from one Paenarthrobacter ureafaciens window:
- a CDS encoding glycerate kinase, translated as MRVVIAPDKFKGSLSAPEVVEHLATGLQAGFGASGLETTRIPVADGGEGTIDAAIGSGFTRRTASVTGPLGEPVKADFAVRNTEAVIEMAAASGLALLPEGPTSETAKTATSIGTGELIRAALDLGCRKIILGVGGSANTDGGAGVLQGLGAVFLDKNGNELPGGGAALAAIDSIDFSNFDVRVEATEFVLASDVDNPLLGASGAPAIFGPQKGATPDDVAELDAAISNFVEVLSQTTGTEAKHAAKAPGAGAAGGVGYIAIAALKAERRPGIDVVLEFTELESKLKGADLVITGEGSLDEQSLLGKTPMGVSRAAAKAGIPVIAVCGRTTLSAEQLTNAGFHTVHALTDMENNVQKCIAEAGPLLEELGKHIGVYLAERTENKEYLNV; from the coding sequence ATGCGTGTGGTCATCGCCCCGGACAAATTCAAGGGCTCGCTGTCCGCGCCCGAGGTCGTCGAGCACCTGGCAACAGGCCTGCAGGCGGGCTTCGGCGCCAGCGGCCTGGAGACAACACGCATTCCGGTGGCCGACGGCGGCGAAGGCACCATCGATGCCGCCATCGGCTCCGGTTTCACCCGCCGGACCGCCTCGGTCACCGGCCCGCTCGGCGAACCGGTGAAGGCTGACTTTGCGGTCAGGAACACCGAAGCCGTGATCGAGATGGCAGCAGCTTCCGGTTTGGCGCTCCTCCCGGAGGGCCCCACGAGCGAAACCGCGAAGACTGCCACCAGCATCGGCACGGGCGAACTCATCCGCGCTGCGCTGGACCTCGGTTGCCGCAAGATCATCCTTGGCGTTGGAGGCAGCGCCAACACCGACGGCGGCGCAGGCGTCCTGCAGGGCCTCGGAGCCGTCTTCCTGGACAAGAACGGCAACGAACTCCCCGGTGGCGGTGCCGCCCTCGCCGCGATAGACAGCATCGACTTCTCCAACTTCGACGTCCGCGTCGAGGCAACGGAGTTCGTGTTGGCGTCCGACGTCGACAATCCCCTTTTGGGGGCCAGCGGAGCTCCGGCCATCTTCGGTCCGCAAAAGGGCGCGACGCCGGACGACGTCGCCGAACTCGACGCGGCGATCAGCAACTTCGTGGAAGTGCTGAGCCAAACCACAGGCACGGAAGCCAAGCACGCAGCGAAGGCACCGGGCGCAGGCGCGGCGGGAGGCGTCGGCTACATTGCCATCGCGGCACTGAAGGCTGAACGCCGGCCGGGCATCGACGTCGTGCTTGAGTTCACTGAGCTCGAGAGCAAACTGAAGGGCGCCGACCTGGTGATCACCGGCGAAGGCAGCCTGGACGAACAAAGCCTCCTGGGCAAGACCCCCATGGGCGTCTCCCGCGCAGCCGCGAAAGCCGGAATACCGGTGATCGCAGTCTGCGGCCGGACTACCCTGAGTGCGGAGCAACTCACCAATGCCGGATTCCACACGGTCCACGCCCTGACCGACATGGAAAACAACGTCCAAAAATGTATCGCTGAAGCAGGTCCGTTGCTTGAAGAATTAGGAAAGCACATAGGCGTGTACCTGGCGGAACGGACCGAAAACAAGGAGTACCTCAATGTCTGA
- the gcl gene encoding glyoxylate carboligase encodes MAKMRTVDAAVAILEKEGATEAFGLPGAAINPFYSAMRAHGGIRHTLARHVEGASHMADGYSRAADGNIGICIGTSGPAGTDMITGLYASWADSIPMLCITGQAPVSKLHKEDFQAVDIESIAKPVTKFAMTILEPGQVPGAFQKAFQVMRSGRPGPVLLDLPIDVQMAEIEFDIDAYEPLPVEKPKASRKQLEKALDMLTSAKHPLIVAGGGIINAGASAQLVELAELLNVPVIPTLMGWGAIPDDHQLMAGMVGLQTSHRYGNETFLQSDFVIGIGNRWANRHTGGLDTYTAGRKFVHIDIEPTQIGRVFSPDLGIASDAGAALDGLLELARERQAAKTLPDYSGWVAECQERKGSLHRKTNFDNVPIKPQRVYQEMNKAFGRDTTYVSTIGLSQIAGAQMLHVFGARKWINAGQAGPLGWTAPAALGVVRGTPDATVVALSGDYDFQFMIEELAVGAQFNLPYIHVVVNNSYLGLIRQSQRGFNMDYHVSLGFDNINSPETMGYGVDHIKVVEGLGCKAIRVENPADMPAAFDKAKALRDEFKVPVVVEVILEKVTNISMGLEINAVNEFEELAETAADAPTAILAKA; translated from the coding sequence ATGGCTAAGATGCGCACCGTTGACGCGGCAGTCGCCATCCTGGAAAAGGAAGGCGCAACCGAAGCTTTCGGTCTGCCCGGCGCAGCGATCAACCCCTTCTACTCAGCAATGCGTGCCCACGGCGGCATCCGCCACACGCTGGCCCGCCACGTTGAGGGCGCCAGCCACATGGCCGACGGTTACAGCCGCGCAGCTGATGGCAACATCGGCATCTGCATCGGCACGTCGGGCCCCGCGGGCACGGATATGATCACCGGCCTGTACGCAAGCTGGGCCGATTCGATCCCCATGCTCTGCATCACCGGCCAGGCTCCGGTGTCCAAGCTGCACAAGGAAGACTTCCAGGCCGTGGACATCGAGTCCATCGCCAAGCCGGTCACCAAGTTCGCCATGACCATCCTGGAGCCGGGCCAGGTTCCCGGCGCCTTCCAGAAGGCCTTCCAGGTAATGCGCTCCGGCCGTCCGGGCCCGGTTCTGCTGGACCTGCCCATCGACGTTCAGATGGCTGAGATCGAGTTCGACATCGACGCCTACGAGCCCCTGCCGGTGGAGAAGCCCAAGGCTTCCCGCAAGCAGCTGGAAAAGGCCTTGGACATGCTGACCTCGGCCAAGCACCCGCTGATCGTTGCCGGTGGCGGCATCATCAACGCCGGCGCTTCGGCCCAGCTGGTTGAGCTGGCCGAGCTGCTGAACGTACCGGTCATCCCCACTCTGATGGGCTGGGGCGCCATCCCGGACGACCACCAGCTGATGGCCGGCATGGTTGGCCTGCAGACCTCGCACCGCTACGGCAACGAGACCTTCCTGCAGAGCGACTTTGTGATCGGAATCGGCAACCGCTGGGCCAACCGCCACACCGGCGGCCTGGACACCTACACGGCCGGCCGCAAGTTCGTTCACATCGACATTGAGCCCACGCAGATCGGCCGCGTGTTCTCGCCGGACTTGGGCATTGCGTCCGACGCCGGTGCGGCGCTGGACGGTCTGTTGGAGCTGGCCCGCGAACGCCAGGCAGCCAAGACCCTGCCGGACTACTCGGGCTGGGTTGCCGAGTGCCAGGAGCGCAAGGGCTCCCTGCACCGTAAGACCAACTTCGACAACGTGCCCATCAAGCCGCAGCGCGTGTACCAGGAGATGAACAAGGCCTTCGGCCGCGACACCACCTACGTGTCCACCATTGGCCTGTCGCAGATCGCCGGCGCACAGATGCTGCACGTGTTCGGTGCCCGCAAGTGGATCAACGCAGGCCAGGCCGGCCCGCTGGGCTGGACCGCTCCCGCAGCTCTCGGTGTAGTGAGGGGAACCCCGGATGCCACCGTTGTTGCCCTGTCAGGTGACTACGACTTCCAGTTCATGATCGAAGAACTGGCCGTGGGCGCACAGTTCAACCTGCCGTACATCCACGTTGTGGTGAACAACAGCTACCTGGGCCTGATCCGCCAGTCCCAGCGCGGCTTCAACATGGACTACCACGTGTCCCTGGGCTTCGATAACATCAACTCCCCCGAGACCATGGGTTACGGCGTTGACCACATCAAGGTTGTAGAGGGCTTGGGCTGCAAGGCCATCCGTGTGGAGAACCCGGCAGACATGCCTGCCGCTTTCGACAAGGCCAAGGCCCTGCGCGACGAGTTCAAGGTTCCGGTGGTTGTGGAAGTGATCCTGGAGAAGGTCACCAACATCTCCATGGGCCTGGAAATCAACGCAGTGAACGAGTTCGAAGAGCTGGCCGAAACCGCTGCGGACGCCCCCACGGCGATCCTGGCCAAGGCCTAA